One window from the genome of Ensifer canadensis encodes:
- a CDS encoding SDR family NAD(P)-dependent oxidoreductase yields MNGLKDKVVLVTGGGRDIGKACAERLAKEGAKVVVTYFGSASSAEQSVGAINAAGGKAVALRADMTNAADAQAAVDKAVSEFGRLDGLVHVAGGIIARKTLSEMDEAFFREVIDVNLTSLFNATKAAVPAMNEGGSIVTFASQAGRDGGGPGAVAYATSKGAVMTFTRGLSKELGPKIRVNAVCPGMISTAFHDTFTKPEVRERVAAATPLKREGQSAEVASLVAFLVSDEAAFITGASYDVNGGTFFS; encoded by the coding sequence ATGAACGGACTGAAAGACAAAGTCGTGCTGGTCACCGGCGGCGGACGCGACATCGGCAAGGCCTGCGCCGAGCGACTTGCCAAGGAAGGCGCAAAGGTCGTCGTCACCTATTTCGGCTCGGCATCAAGCGCTGAACAGAGCGTCGGCGCTATCAATGCGGCGGGCGGCAAGGCGGTCGCACTTAGAGCGGACATGACCAATGCGGCGGATGCCCAGGCCGCGGTCGACAAGGCCGTGTCGGAATTCGGCAGGCTTGATGGCCTCGTGCACGTCGCCGGCGGCATCATCGCCCGCAAGACGCTGTCCGAGATGGACGAGGCGTTCTTCCGTGAAGTGATCGACGTCAATCTGACGTCGTTGTTCAATGCAACCAAAGCCGCGGTGCCCGCCATGAATGAAGGAGGCTCGATCGTCACCTTCGCGTCCCAGGCCGGCCGTGACGGCGGCGGTCCCGGCGCCGTCGCCTACGCGACCTCCAAGGGGGCCGTGATGACGTTCACGCGTGGCCTGTCGAAGGAACTCGGCCCGAAGATCAGGGTGAACGCCGTCTGCCCCGGCATGATCTCCACGGCTTTCCACGACACCTTCACGAAACCGGAAGTGCGCGAGCGGGTTGCGGCAGCGACACCGCTCAAGCGCGAGGGACAATCGGCCGAGGTCGCAAGTCTGGTCGCGTTCCTCGTCTCCGACGAGGCTGCCTTCATCACCGGCGCCAGCTACGACGTCAATGGCGGCACGTTCTTCTCGTAG
- a CDS encoding ABC transporter permease, producing the protein MGSKIAQHIKDLAEDLRRDWQLYVLLLPMLVWFLLFLYKPMEGLQIAFKDFSPFRGVAGSPWVGFENFRTLLNDQIFIRAFINTITISGLGLIFAFPVPIILALMFNELQSEVGRRFSQTVVYLPHFISVVIVAGIVINLLSPTTGVVNLVLSSLGFDPIYFLTQPEWFRTVFIGSNVWKEAGFESIVYLAAIAGISPTLYESARVDGASRWQMMWRITLPCILPTIIIMLIIRIGNLVEVGFEYIILLYQPATYRTADVVSTYVYRTGLQGTQYDLATAAGLFNAVIAFALVFTANRISRKVSSTSLW; encoded by the coding sequence ATGGGATCGAAGATCGCCCAGCATATCAAGGACCTGGCGGAGGATCTTCGCCGAGACTGGCAGCTTTATGTGTTGTTGTTGCCGATGCTCGTCTGGTTCCTGCTTTTCCTCTACAAGCCGATGGAAGGCTTGCAGATTGCCTTCAAGGACTTCAGCCCGTTCCGTGGCGTTGCCGGCAGTCCCTGGGTCGGGTTCGAAAATTTCCGGACGCTACTCAATGACCAGATCTTCATCCGCGCCTTCATCAATACGATCACCATCAGCGGCCTGGGGCTGATCTTCGCCTTCCCGGTGCCAATCATCCTGGCCTTGATGTTCAATGAGCTGCAGAGCGAAGTCGGCCGGCGTTTCTCACAGACCGTCGTCTACCTTCCACACTTCATTTCGGTGGTGATCGTTGCAGGCATCGTCATCAACCTGCTGTCGCCAACCACGGGCGTGGTCAACCTCGTGCTGTCCAGCCTCGGCTTCGATCCGATCTACTTCCTGACACAGCCGGAATGGTTCCGAACGGTGTTCATCGGCTCCAACGTCTGGAAGGAGGCAGGCTTCGAATCGATCGTCTATCTCGCTGCCATCGCCGGTATCAGCCCGACACTCTACGAATCCGCCCGGGTCGACGGCGCCTCGCGCTGGCAGATGATGTGGCGCATCACCCTGCCCTGCATTCTGCCGACGATCATCATCATGCTGATCATCCGCATCGGCAACCTGGTCGAGGTCGGTTTCGAATACATCATCCTACTCTACCAACCGGCCACCTACCGCACCGCCGACGTTGTCTCGACTTATGTCTACCGGACCGGCCTGCAGGGAACCCAGTACGACCTGGCGACTGCCGCCGGCCTGTTCAACGCGGTCATCGCGTTTGCCCTCGTCTTCACGGCCAACCGGATCAGCCGGAAGGTCTCATCAACCTCGCTCTGGTGA
- a CDS encoding DUF4962 domain-containing protein, with protein sequence MPKADEAPRLHYLDEPKPGTLTITYQPNGSAIQENPPRFSWLPALDDNARYALKVSRNPSFPPADTLLFEDLNWNFFTPDVTFEPGVYHWAFALWDGASKTVVSAWSSVRIFEILPGLPETPLPRAQVRWKAADLRHPRLWLGPSEVGDFRERLEADADHCGWQGFFDKSVAPWLTRDFIAEPALYPNNVRVAKLWRQMYIDCQEAIYAVRHLAIAGVILDDPALITRAREWLLAIARWDRTGATARSYNDEAAFRVVTALAWGYDWLWDHLDDTERTEVRDVLLARTREVADHVLWRARIHVFPYDSHAVRSLSAALTAACIALAGESDEAESWLDYTIEFLFTLYSPWGDADGGWAEGPHYWMTGIAYLTEAANLIKNFLDVDLYKRPFFHKTGDFPLYTKAPGTRRACFGDDSTLGDPPGVKVGYNVRQFAGVTGNPYYQWYYERLKADAAGTEMEFYNYGWWDLNFDDLVYRHDYPQITAQAPSDLPPVKWFKDIGWVAIQKYMDDPARHIQFLFKSSTFGSLSHSHGDQNAFLLYAFGEDLAIQSGYYVAFNSTMHRNWRRQTISKNAILIDGKGQYADGDKTIAKKAGGRIVTVREEPSHVFISGDATAAYRAADPDVLRAERDVYFTASDFVVLVDRVECSRPKPVQWLFHATRPMDVGTNSFRLTGERAGLYGQFVHSTSGPPNVRLVEGFEGIDPADVEGMDTQYHIEASLPSASKHTLVTLLVPYSLDEPRRVFNFIDDQGFSADIYFTDVDDNQLRIVIPKNF encoded by the coding sequence ATGCCCAAAGCTGACGAAGCCCCACGACTGCATTATCTCGACGAGCCGAAACCCGGCACGCTGACGATCACCTATCAGCCGAACGGCTCCGCCATCCAGGAGAACCCGCCGCGTTTCAGCTGGCTGCCGGCGCTGGACGACAATGCCCGCTATGCCCTCAAGGTGTCCCGGAATCCATCCTTTCCACCGGCCGATACGCTGCTGTTCGAAGACCTTAATTGGAACTTCTTCACGCCGGACGTAACCTTCGAGCCCGGCGTCTATCACTGGGCCTTCGCGCTATGGGATGGCGCATCCAAAACCGTTGTGTCCGCCTGGAGCAGCGTTCGAATATTCGAGATCCTGCCCGGCTTGCCGGAAACACCGCTGCCGCGCGCGCAAGTCCGCTGGAAGGCTGCGGATCTACGCCATCCCCGACTTTGGCTCGGTCCGAGCGAAGTCGGTGATTTTCGCGAACGCCTGGAGGCAGATGCCGATCATTGCGGCTGGCAGGGTTTTTTCGACAAGTCTGTCGCGCCATGGCTCACGCGCGATTTCATCGCAGAGCCTGCCCTCTACCCCAACAACGTGCGCGTCGCGAAACTCTGGCGGCAGATGTACATCGATTGCCAGGAAGCCATCTACGCGGTGCGCCATCTGGCGATCGCCGGCGTAATTCTCGACGATCCCGCGTTGATCACCAGGGCGCGTGAATGGCTGCTGGCGATCGCGCGATGGGATCGTACGGGCGCCACCGCGCGTTCCTACAACGACGAGGCAGCCTTCCGCGTCGTCACCGCACTCGCCTGGGGCTACGACTGGCTGTGGGATCATCTCGACGACACGGAACGGACGGAGGTCCGCGACGTCCTGCTGGCGCGGACGCGCGAAGTTGCCGATCATGTCCTGTGGCGTGCGCGCATCCATGTCTTCCCCTATGACAGTCACGCCGTGCGCTCGCTATCGGCCGCATTGACGGCCGCCTGCATCGCTCTTGCTGGAGAAAGCGACGAGGCGGAAAGCTGGCTCGACTATACGATCGAATTCCTGTTCACACTCTACTCCCCATGGGGCGACGCGGATGGCGGGTGGGCCGAGGGTCCGCATTACTGGATGACAGGCATCGCCTACCTGACGGAGGCCGCCAACCTCATCAAGAACTTCCTGGACGTCGACCTCTACAAGAGGCCGTTCTTCCATAAGACCGGCGACTTCCCGCTCTACACCAAGGCACCGGGTACCCGTCGCGCCTGTTTCGGAGACGATTCCACCCTCGGCGACCCGCCGGGAGTAAAGGTCGGCTACAATGTCCGCCAGTTCGCAGGCGTCACCGGCAATCCTTACTACCAGTGGTACTACGAGCGCCTTAAGGCCGACGCCGCCGGAACCGAGATGGAGTTCTACAATTACGGCTGGTGGGATCTCAATTTCGACGATCTCGTCTATCGCCACGACTATCCGCAGATCACGGCCCAGGCGCCAAGCGACCTGCCACCAGTGAAATGGTTCAAGGATATCGGCTGGGTCGCCATCCAGAAATACATGGACGACCCTGCGCGGCATATCCAGTTTCTGTTCAAGAGCAGCACCTTCGGCTCGCTCAGCCACAGCCATGGCGACCAGAACGCTTTCCTGCTCTATGCCTTCGGCGAAGATCTGGCCATCCAGAGCGGCTACTATGTGGCCTTCAACTCCACCATGCACCGTAACTGGCGGCGCCAGACCATTTCCAAGAACGCCATCCTCATCGACGGCAAAGGTCAGTATGCCGACGGCGATAAGACGATTGCAAAAAAGGCCGGGGGGCGGATTGTCACCGTGCGCGAGGAGCCGTCCCATGTCTTCATCAGCGGCGATGCGACGGCGGCCTACCGGGCCGCAGATCCTGACGTGTTGCGCGCCGAACGCGACGTCTATTTCACCGCAAGCGATTTCGTTGTGCTCGTCGACCGCGTCGAGTGCTCCCGTCCAAAGCCCGTTCAATGGCTGTTTCATGCGACAAGACCGATGGACGTCGGCACCAACAGCTTCCGCCTGACCGGAGAGCGCGCCGGCCTTTACGGGCAGTTCGTCCACTCGACCTCCGGCCCGCCCAATGTTCGCCTGGTCGAAGGTTTCGAAGGGATCGATCCCGCCGACGTCGAGGGCATGGATACCCAATACCATATCGAGGCCAGCCTGCCGTCGGCGAGCAAGCACACCCTCGTCACCCTGCTCGTTCCCTATTCGCTCGATGAGCCGCGGCGGGTCTTTAACTTCATCGACGACCAGGGGTTCAGCGCCGACATCTACTTCACCGATGTCGACGACAACCAGTTGCGCATCGTCATCCCAAAGAACTTCTGA
- a CDS encoding GntR family transcriptional regulator translates to MSQTFEWRSQSRLLDEVAQALRERIYAGVYAPGATLRQERIAAEFGISRTPLREALRVLERDGLVVNKPGSGVRVATADLPKLLDAYAVREAMDGVAARNAAERATASEIKALAKQIDQQQKVVERWDPGAYTQSNVVFHEAIVSASRNASLASLGPLLRMTSQVFAPAFSLSSERASTAVAEHRLIVEAIAARDPDQAEKLARAHIHATAMRLKTLLPQGETDNEA, encoded by the coding sequence ATGAGTCAAACCTTTGAATGGCGAAGCCAGTCGCGCCTGCTCGACGAAGTTGCCCAGGCGCTTCGCGAGCGCATCTATGCCGGCGTCTATGCGCCTGGAGCGACGTTGCGTCAGGAGCGGATCGCTGCCGAATTCGGCATCAGCCGTACGCCGCTTCGCGAGGCCTTGCGGGTGCTGGAGCGCGACGGGCTCGTTGTGAACAAACCGGGCAGCGGTGTCAGGGTGGCCACCGCCGACCTGCCGAAACTTCTCGATGCCTATGCCGTGCGCGAGGCGATGGACGGCGTGGCGGCGCGCAATGCCGCCGAGCGCGCCACAGCATCCGAAATCAAAGCACTCGCGAAACAGATCGATCAGCAGCAGAAGGTCGTTGAGCGCTGGGATCCCGGCGCCTACACCCAGTCCAACGTCGTCTTTCACGAGGCCATCGTCAGTGCTTCGCGCAATGCGTCGCTGGCGTCGCTGGGGCCGCTTCTGCGGATGACATCGCAGGTCTTCGCTCCGGCCTTTTCGCTTTCCAGCGAACGCGCCAGCACTGCCGTTGCCGAGCATCGGCTCATTGTCGAGGCGATAGCGGCAAGGGACCCTGATCAGGCTGAGAAGCTGGCGCGCGCGCATATCCATGCGACGGCCATGAGATTGAAAACGCTCCTCCCGCAGGGCGAGACTGACAACGAGGCATGA
- a CDS encoding GntR family transcriptional regulator — MSEIVTIPALPLDELLRPSLIEGAGNTTSKVYRLLRQLIVEVRLLPGRALPEKEVAAILNVSKTPVREAIIRLSEEGLIKVVPQGGTFVATIEVQRYIEACFIRFRLEAGAAAEAAKRHTFEDLGRLELCLNQQIAAVEGEDYTNFFELDESFHKAIFAAARLSGVWTFVNQAKGEIDRMRHLKMVFGVRRTAEVIEEHRAIVDAIREASPDAAVAAMSRHLGSLESKITELSRDPKLWSYIESINATTTEKRRPRRNLT, encoded by the coding sequence ATGTCTGAGATTGTCACCATACCGGCACTTCCACTTGACGAGCTCCTTCGGCCGTCCCTGATCGAGGGTGCGGGCAACACGACGTCAAAGGTCTATCGCCTGCTTCGGCAACTGATCGTCGAGGTGAGGTTGCTGCCTGGCCGCGCGTTGCCGGAAAAGGAGGTCGCCGCGATCCTCAACGTCAGCAAGACACCGGTTCGCGAAGCGATCATCCGCCTCTCGGAGGAAGGCCTGATCAAGGTCGTGCCGCAGGGCGGCACGTTTGTCGCGACGATCGAGGTCCAGCGCTATATCGAGGCGTGCTTCATTCGCTTTCGGTTGGAGGCCGGAGCGGCCGCAGAGGCGGCCAAGCGCCACACGTTCGAAGATCTCGGCCGCCTTGAACTCTGCCTCAACCAGCAGATTGCAGCCGTAGAGGGCGAGGATTACACGAATTTCTTCGAGCTCGACGAGAGCTTTCATAAAGCCATCTTCGCAGCCGCGCGTCTGAGCGGTGTGTGGACCTTCGTCAACCAGGCGAAGGGCGAGATCGATCGCATGCGCCATTTGAAGATGGTCTTCGGCGTTCGCCGCACTGCAGAAGTCATCGAGGAACATCGGGCGATCGTCGATGCCATTCGTGAAGCTTCGCCGGATGCGGCCGTGGCGGCAATGAGCCGACACCTCGGCTCGCTCGAAAGCAAGATTACCGAGCTCTCACGCGACCCGAAGCTGTGGAGCTACATTGAATCGATCAATGCGACAACGACAGAAAAACGGAGGCCGCGGCGCAACCTGACCTAA
- a CDS encoding SGNH/GDSL hydrolase family protein codes for MTVTSPIHGSRVALLGTSLVQQNHDAGERHIRSSARGWSTWAEVLTHGQLDITVFHDPRVHPGWEPSGRVGDSRGFGGLNAGVSGQKALDIANRIDQVLALDFDLIIVDAGTNDMMVETKETIQAIREAIVSRLLDAGKLVILLPILARGTQKWSAGGSERAKAQWINQKSRAFAARRPRCHIFDWNSAWVDWHSADGVPHAGFSDDGTHFSVPGGHAVGKALAEYLRGLLAPHVPERWARDDRFDPVHNPLGSFVPDPLPGNAKTFAGPPPDCNVTASRAVSSTGHPAGWQEISLEGGHCVLEILPEGFINPLPAGAWVRASCAVEVDAHDGWRDISLVLEDCGPEGLTAQALAPFDLGDGNLASYPTEAWSGMLRTPPIKIKTPSQRLRLALNLRIVSSGRPATMRFSTPQLRQVDPPALGWHR; via the coding sequence ATGACAGTCACATCTCCGATCCATGGGAGCAGGGTCGCCCTGCTCGGGACCTCGCTCGTCCAGCAGAACCACGATGCCGGCGAGCGGCATATCCGATCGTCGGCCAGGGGCTGGTCGACATGGGCGGAGGTGCTGACCCATGGCCAGCTCGATATCACCGTCTTCCACGACCCACGCGTACATCCTGGATGGGAGCCGAGCGGGCGGGTGGGTGACTCGCGCGGCTTCGGTGGCCTTAACGCCGGTGTCTCAGGCCAGAAGGCCCTAGATATCGCCAACCGGATCGACCAGGTCCTTGCGCTTGATTTCGACCTCATCATCGTTGACGCGGGAACCAACGACATGATGGTGGAGACCAAGGAAACCATTCAGGCGATCCGCGAGGCGATCGTGTCCCGCCTGCTCGATGCCGGCAAGCTGGTCATCCTGCTGCCGATCCTTGCCCGCGGGACGCAAAAATGGTCGGCCGGCGGATCGGAGCGTGCCAAGGCGCAATGGATCAACCAGAAGAGCCGTGCCTTCGCGGCCCGAAGACCCCGTTGCCACATCTTCGACTGGAACAGCGCCTGGGTCGACTGGCATAGCGCGGACGGCGTTCCACACGCCGGATTCTCCGATGACGGCACGCATTTTTCTGTGCCGGGCGGTCATGCCGTCGGCAAGGCGTTGGCCGAGTACCTCCGCGGGCTGCTTGCTCCGCACGTTCCCGAACGGTGGGCGCGGGACGATCGTTTCGACCCGGTTCACAATCCCCTCGGAAGTTTTGTTCCCGATCCGCTTCCGGGCAACGCAAAGACGTTTGCGGGGCCGCCGCCCGATTGCAACGTCACGGCCAGCCGTGCCGTAAGCAGCACCGGTCATCCGGCAGGCTGGCAAGAAATCAGTCTGGAAGGCGGCCATTGCGTCCTGGAGATCTTGCCGGAAGGTTTCATCAATCCGCTGCCGGCAGGCGCCTGGGTCCGGGCGAGCTGCGCGGTCGAGGTCGACGCGCATGATGGCTGGCGGGACATCTCCCTTGTGCTTGAAGACTGTGGCCCGGAAGGTCTGACGGCACAGGCGCTTGCACCTTTCGATCTCGGTGACGGCAACCTCGCGTCCTATCCGACCGAGGCATGGTCAGGCATGCTGAGGACACCGCCGATCAAAATCAAAACGCCATCCCAGAGGCTTCGGCTCGCGCTCAACCTGCGCATTGTCTCATCTGGGCGCCCGGCAACGATGCGTTTCTCCACGCCGCAACTACGCCAGGTCGACCCGCCCGCCCTGGGCTGGCACCGCTAA
- a CDS encoding extracellular solute-binding protein has product MRRFGKRLSLLATCALLQLGSAAAEDASTKIVDDPLELTIHFHFRDKYVYTENWPVEKKAAEWTGIHVKNVASLATSNSRDAFNLLMASGDLPDIVGGDVTGGLKDDFIRYGMEGAFLPLDDLIAENAPNLKKFFDDHPVVRRAISAPDGHIYFIPYVPEGEYSRAWFIRRDWLEKLGLKEPQNVDELYTVLKAFREKDPNGNGKKDEVPYFAREPIEAVRLINMWDARVSGSERYGDFMVEDGKIVHPWTTANYKTGISKVAQWFGEGLIDTEVFTRGARVREYMLGNNIGGMTHDWFASTSNYTEALKDSVPGINFAPMLPPKTVSGKRFEDSRRATVQPAGWAISYTNQHPAETIKYFDFWFSEKGRILSNWGVEGVNYDMKDGKPVYKDSVLKNPKPVNAQMWEIGAGVPRGYWASYPSEQQWTNKMALDGIAMYETEPGLLQPEFTGVSMSAEERAVYDKYWPSLLTYMTEMQQTFVLGAQNVDASWDAYQARLEQLGLPEVIKVMQTAYDRQYAKN; this is encoded by the coding sequence ATGAGACGTTTTGGGAAAAGGCTTTCGCTACTTGCCACCTGTGCGCTTCTGCAATTGGGCAGCGCCGCCGCCGAGGACGCGTCGACGAAGATTGTCGACGATCCGCTCGAACTGACGATCCACTTCCATTTCCGCGACAAGTACGTCTACACGGAGAACTGGCCCGTCGAGAAGAAAGCGGCGGAATGGACCGGAATCCACGTCAAGAACGTGGCCTCGCTTGCCACCAGCAACAGCCGCGACGCCTTCAACCTGTTGATGGCGTCTGGCGATCTGCCTGATATCGTGGGAGGAGATGTGACAGGCGGCCTCAAGGACGACTTTATCCGCTACGGGATGGAAGGCGCCTTCCTGCCGCTTGACGACCTGATCGCCGAAAACGCCCCCAACCTGAAGAAGTTCTTCGACGATCATCCCGTGGTGCGCCGCGCCATCAGCGCGCCCGATGGGCATATCTACTTCATCCCTTATGTTCCGGAGGGAGAGTATTCGCGCGCCTGGTTCATCCGCCGGGACTGGCTGGAGAAGCTCGGTCTCAAGGAACCGCAAAATGTCGACGAGCTCTACACTGTGCTCAAGGCATTTCGCGAGAAGGATCCCAACGGCAACGGCAAGAAGGACGAGGTTCCCTATTTCGCCCGCGAGCCGATCGAAGCCGTGCGGCTCATCAACATGTGGGATGCGCGCGTCTCGGGGTCGGAACGCTACGGCGACTTCATGGTCGAGGACGGCAAGATCGTCCACCCGTGGACGACGGCAAACTACAAGACCGGGATTTCAAAGGTTGCCCAGTGGTTTGGCGAAGGGCTCATCGACACGGAAGTCTTTACTCGCGGCGCACGCGTTCGCGAATACATGCTCGGTAACAATATCGGCGGCATGACCCATGACTGGTTCGCCAGCACCTCGAACTATACCGAGGCTCTGAAGGACAGCGTTCCCGGTATCAATTTCGCACCGATGCTGCCACCGAAAACGGTATCGGGAAAGCGCTTCGAGGACAGTCGGCGTGCGACCGTTCAGCCTGCCGGCTGGGCGATCTCCTACACCAATCAGCACCCCGCCGAGACGATCAAGTACTTCGACTTCTGGTTCTCCGAAAAGGGTCGCATTCTCTCCAACTGGGGTGTCGAGGGCGTCAACTACGACATGAAGGACGGCAAACCTGTCTACAAGGACAGCGTCCTCAAGAACCCAAAGCCGGTGAACGCCCAGATGTGGGAGATCGGCGCCGGCGTGCCGCGCGGCTACTGGGCCTCCTACCCGTCCGAACAGCAGTGGACCAACAAGATGGCCCTCGACGGGATCGCCATGTACGAGACGGAACCCGGCCTGCTGCAGCCCGAATTCACCGGCGTCTCGATGAGCGCCGAGGAACGGGCGGTCTACGACAAGTACTGGCCGAGCCTGCTCACATACATGACCGAGATGCAGCAGACCTTCGTGCTCGGCGCACAGAATGTCGACGCCTCCTGGGATGCCTATCAGGCTCGCCTCGAACAGCTCGGCCTGCCCGAGGTCATCAAGGTCATGCAGACGGCCTACGACCGCCAATACGCCAAGAACTGA
- a CDS encoding ABC transporter ATP-binding protein — protein MSAVELNDVVKRYGALEVVHSIKLSVSPGEFVVLVGPSGCGKSTTLRMVAGLEDISDGTISIGGRVVNRVAPKDRDVAMVFQNYALYPHLNVAENIAFGLRVRGEKNDVVEAAVNEAAAILDLMPYLKRKPADLSGGQRQRVAMGRAIVRKPQVFLFDEPLSNLDAKLRTQMRAEIKRLHKRMDVTSIYVTHDQVEAMTLADRIVVMNGGRVEQVGSPMELFLNPANAFVASFLGSPPMNLVAARVEAANGAAVACVDGNVPVQFRMPAAIAAGMRAGQKVLVGLRPEHLDIEVGRPGADTQEIATAVDLVEPLGSEALLHCRIGGQPVVAKVDTPVDGRSLSDVARLAIPTARLHVFDVETGKAINGQA, from the coding sequence ATGTCTGCAGTTGAACTGAACGACGTAGTGAAACGCTACGGCGCACTCGAAGTCGTGCACTCCATCAAGCTGTCGGTATCACCGGGAGAGTTCGTCGTTCTGGTCGGACCGTCGGGCTGCGGCAAGTCCACGACCCTGCGCATGGTGGCCGGGCTCGAAGACATTTCAGATGGCACGATCTCGATCGGTGGCCGCGTCGTCAACCGGGTCGCGCCGAAAGATCGCGACGTCGCCATGGTGTTCCAGAACTACGCGCTCTACCCGCACCTCAATGTCGCGGAAAACATCGCCTTTGGACTGCGCGTCCGTGGCGAGAAGAACGACGTCGTCGAAGCCGCTGTCAACGAGGCGGCCGCCATTCTCGATCTGATGCCCTATCTGAAGCGCAAGCCCGCGGACCTTTCGGGCGGCCAGCGACAGCGCGTGGCGATGGGTCGCGCGATTGTGCGAAAGCCACAGGTGTTTCTGTTCGACGAGCCGCTGTCCAATCTCGACGCCAAGCTGCGCACCCAGATGCGCGCGGAGATCAAGCGGCTGCACAAGCGCATGGACGTCACCAGCATCTACGTGACGCACGACCAGGTGGAGGCCATGACGCTTGCCGACCGCATCGTCGTCATGAATGGCGGACGCGTCGAACAGGTCGGCTCGCCCATGGAGCTTTTCCTCAATCCGGCCAATGCGTTTGTTGCGAGCTTCCTGGGATCGCCGCCCATGAACCTCGTGGCAGCGCGCGTGGAAGCGGCAAACGGCGCTGCCGTTGCCTGCGTCGACGGCAACGTTCCGGTCCAGTTCCGCATGCCGGCTGCAATCGCCGCCGGCATGCGCGCCGGCCAGAAAGTTCTCGTCGGCCTGCGTCCCGAACACCTCGATATCGAAGTCGGCCGCCCGGGGGCCGACACCCAGGAGATAGCGACGGCCGTGGACCTCGTCGAGCCTCTCGGTTCGGAAGCGCTGCTTCATTGCAGGATCGGCGGCCAGCCGGTCGTCGCCAAGGTCGATACGCCCGTGGACGGGAGAAGCCTGTCGGATGTCGCCAGGCTGGCGATCCCCACCGCCAGACTTCATGTCTTCGACGTGGAGACCGGCAAAGCCATCAACGGACAGGCGTGA
- a CDS encoding carbohydrate ABC transporter permease, whose translation MATFSLYSRGDRIFGYANAALIGLFVLSTLYPFIYLLAVSISSGAAVTSGQVILFPKDLTLAAYEFVLSDRLFWIAYGNTFIYTFGGTAVSLAIMIPGAYALSRARLRGRKFLNLMVAFTLWFNAGMIPFFLNMRDLGLLDSRFGLIIGFACNAFNVILLRNFFESVPKSFEEAAKMDGASEWQLLWKVFIPLSKPAIITVGLFCIVSRWNSYFWAMVLLRGEEKIPLQLYLKRIIVDLTANDEFASSLLSSRYSFETVTAAIMIASIIPVLLIYPSIQKYFNKGITLGGVKE comes from the coding sequence ATGGCCACTTTCAGCCTATACTCGCGCGGCGATCGTATTTTCGGATATGCGAATGCGGCCCTGATCGGACTGTTCGTCCTGTCGACCCTCTATCCGTTCATCTATCTGCTGGCGGTATCGATCTCGTCAGGTGCGGCGGTCACCTCCGGGCAGGTCATTCTGTTTCCCAAGGACCTGACGCTTGCGGCCTATGAATTCGTGCTGTCCGACCGACTGTTCTGGATCGCCTACGGCAATACCTTCATCTACACGTTCGGCGGCACCGCGGTCAGCTTGGCGATCATGATCCCCGGCGCCTATGCGCTGTCACGCGCTAGGCTGCGCGGACGCAAATTCCTGAACCTGATGGTGGCATTCACCCTCTGGTTCAATGCCGGGATGATCCCCTTCTTCCTGAACATGCGCGACCTTGGCCTCCTGGATTCGCGTTTCGGCCTGATCATCGGCTTCGCCTGCAATGCCTTCAACGTCATCCTGCTGCGCAACTTCTTCGAGTCCGTGCCGAAATCCTTCGAGGAAGCAGCGAAGATGGACGGCGCCAGCGAATGGCAGCTGCTCTGGAAGGTATTTATTCCACTGTCCAAGCCGGCCATCATCACCGTCGGTCTGTTCTGCATCGTCTCGCGCTGGAACAGCTACTTCTGGGCCATGGTGCTGCTGCGCGGCGAGGAAAAGATCCCGCTCCAACTCTACCTGAAGCGCATCATCGTCGACCTCACCGCCAACGACGAGTTTGCCAGCAGCCTGCTGAGCTCGCGCTACTCATTCGAAACCGTCACAGCCGCGATCATGATCGCCTCGATCATTCCGGTGCTGCTGATTTATCCGAGCATCCAGAAATACTTCAACAAGGGCATCACCCTTGGTGGGGTCAAGGAATAA